A window of the Nibribacter ruber genome harbors these coding sequences:
- the ccoN gene encoding cytochrome-c oxidase, cbb3-type subunit I, with product MLAEVLKTPGQALKNSVKTVETFYYDNKIVRDFAYATIFWGVAGMLIGVIIAFQLARPEMNMGTEYTTFGRVRPLHTNAVIFAFVGNGIFMGVYYSLQRLCKARMYSDVLSKIHFWAWQLIIVSAVITLPLGYTTSKEYAELEWPIDIAITLIWVVFGWNMFGTIIKRRERHMYVGIWFYIATFLTVAVLHIVNSYEIPVTFMKSYSGYAGVQDALVQWWYGHNAVAFFLTTPYLGMMYYFLPKAANRPVYSYRLSIIHFWSLIFIYIWAGPHHLLYTALPDWAQSLGVVFSVMLIAPSWGGMINGLLTLRGAWDKVREEPVLKFMVVAITAYGMATFEGPLLSLKNVNAIAHFTDWIVAHVHVGALGWNGFLTFGIIYWLMPRIFRTELYSKKLANWHFWLGTLGILFYAIPMYWAGFTQGLMWKQFSQDGLLQYPNFLETVLQIVPMYYLRGVGGLLYLSGVFIMIYNVVKTVKSGNLLANEEAQAAPLMPAAVISTPGEHKGHWHRVIERRPVQMAVWATVAILIGGIVEMVPTFLVESNVPTIDTVKPYTSLELQGRDVYIKEGCVNCHTQMVRPFRSETERYGEYSKAGEFVYDRPFLWGSKRTGPDLHRVGGKYPDSWHYHHMMDPTSMSPGSIMPVYPWLIEKDLDISTTKAKIEAMQKMGVPYEPGYADKANEDLMKQARAISAGLKKENIEVKPEKEIIALIAYLQRLGTDIKVQEQK from the coding sequence ATGTTAGCTGAGGTTCTAAAAACACCCGGGCAGGCGCTCAAGAACAGCGTCAAAACCGTGGAAACATTCTACTATGACAACAAGATTGTCAGAGACTTTGCCTACGCCACCATTTTCTGGGGTGTGGCGGGCATGCTCATTGGGGTGATCATTGCGTTCCAGCTGGCGCGCCCCGAAATGAACATGGGCACCGAGTACACCACCTTCGGGCGGGTACGGCCTTTGCACACCAACGCCGTGATTTTCGCGTTTGTGGGCAACGGTATCTTCATGGGCGTCTACTACTCGTTGCAGCGCCTTTGTAAGGCCCGCATGTACTCAGATGTGTTGAGTAAAATCCACTTCTGGGCCTGGCAGCTCATCATTGTCTCTGCCGTAATCACGCTTCCATTGGGTTACACTACTTCTAAAGAGTACGCCGAGTTGGAATGGCCGATTGACATTGCCATTACCCTCATCTGGGTGGTATTTGGTTGGAACATGTTCGGGACCATCATCAAACGCCGCGAGCGCCACATGTACGTGGGGATCTGGTTCTACATTGCCACCTTCTTAACCGTTGCGGTGCTGCACATTGTCAACTCCTATGAGATACCGGTAACGTTCATGAAGTCGTATTCTGGCTACGCCGGGGTGCAAGATGCGCTGGTGCAGTGGTGGTATGGCCACAACGCAGTTGCGTTCTTCCTGACCACGCCTTATTTGGGGATGATGTACTACTTCCTTCCTAAGGCCGCTAACCGTCCGGTATACTCTTATAGATTATCTATCATCCACTTCTGGTCCTTGATTTTCATCTACATCTGGGCCGGTCCTCACCACTTGTTGTACACCGCCTTGCCAGACTGGGCTCAGTCTCTGGGAGTTGTGTTCTCTGTGATGCTGATTGCCCCAAGCTGGGGAGGTATGATCAACGGTCTCTTGACGCTAAGAGGCGCCTGGGACAAAGTACGCGAAGAACCAGTGTTGAAGTTCATGGTAGTGGCCATCACTGCCTACGGTATGGCCACCTTTGAAGGACCGCTGTTGTCTCTGAAAAACGTGAACGCCATTGCCCACTTTACAGACTGGATAGTTGCCCACGTGCACGTAGGCGCTCTGGGCTGGAACGGCTTCCTGACCTTCGGGATCATCTACTGGTTGATGCCGCGCATCTTCAGAACCGAGCTGTATTCTAAGAAACTGGCCAACTGGCACTTCTGGTTAGGCACGCTGGGTATCTTGTTCTACGCCATCCCTATGTACTGGGCAGGTTTCACCCAAGGCTTAATGTGGAAACAGTTTAGCCAGGACGGTCTTCTGCAGTACCCTAACTTCTTAGAAACCGTGTTGCAGATTGTACCTATGTACTACCTGCGCGGTGTTGGCGGATTGCTGTACCTGAGCGGTGTATTCATCATGATCTACAATGTGGTGAAAACTGTGAAAAGCGGTAACCTGCTGGCCAACGAAGAAGCGCAAGCTGCTCCTTTAATGCCTGCCGCCGTGATCTCCACGCCAGGTGAGCACAAAGGCCACTGGCACAGAGTGATTGAGCGTCGTCCGGTGCAAATGGCAGTGTGGGCTACCGTAGCCATCTTGATTGGTGGTATTGTGGAAATGGTGCCAACCTTCCTGGTAGAGTCTAACGTGCCTACCATTGACACCGTCAAGCCTTACACCTCGCTTGAATTGCAAGGACGTGACGTGTACATCAAAGAAGGCTGTGTGAACTGCCATACGCAAATGGTACGGCCGTTCCGCTCAGAGACTGAGCGCTACGGAGAGTACTCTAAGGCTGGTGAGTTTGTCTATGACCGTCCATTCCTGTGGGGCTCTAAGCGTACCGGTCCAGACTTGCACAGAGTGGGCGGTAAGTACCCAGACTCCTGGCACTACCACCACATGATGGACCCTACCTCTATGTCGCCGGGTTCTATCATGCCAGTCTATCCTTGGTTGATTGAAAAAGACCTGGATATCTCTACCACCAAAGCCAAGATTGAGGCCATGCAGAAAATGGGCGTGCCTTATGAGCCTGGCTACGCCGACAAGGCCAACGAGGACCTCATGAAACAAGCCCGCGCCATTAGTGCTGGTTTGAAAAAGGAGAACATTGAGGTGAAACCAGAGAAAGAGATCATTGCCCTCATTGCCTACCTGCAACGCCTGGGTACTGACATTAAAGTACAAGAGCAAAAATAG
- a CDS encoding FixH family protein produces MSTHINTAPASKKSFLPYIIIAAFLLFIGYIGMLVYGTMQSDVDLVSKDYYAKELAYNQRMQQLSHAQNLDQPIQIIAAQAAGQLVVQFPAELQKATGSVLFFRPSNVQLDFEVPLKLNADGLQHFSTDSLQKGLWRVQVLGKVGDKEYFQQQDITL; encoded by the coding sequence ATGTCAACTCATATAAATACCGCCCCAGCCAGTAAGAAGTCTTTTTTGCCTTACATCATCATTGCGGCGTTTTTACTATTCATCGGGTACATTGGCATGTTGGTGTATGGCACCATGCAGTCTGATGTAGACCTGGTAAGCAAAGATTACTACGCCAAAGAACTGGCCTATAACCAGCGCATGCAGCAGTTGAGCCACGCCCAGAACCTGGACCAGCCCATTCAAATCATAGCCGCGCAGGCCGCTGGACAGTTGGTGGTGCAGTTTCCGGCAGAATTGCAGAAGGCCACGGGCTCTGTGCTGTTTTTCAGGCCGTCTAACGTGCAGCTTGATTTTGAAGTGCCTCTGAAACTGAACGCCGACGGCTTGCAGCATTTCTCAACAGACTCTCTGCAGAAAGGCCTCTGGCGCGTGCAGGTGCTGGGTAAAGTAGGCGACAAAGAATATTTTCAGCAACAAGACATAACGCTCTAG
- a CDS encoding universal stress protein, whose translation MSTPRILLPFNFTDACVTALRYAYQFAAHLNADITLLHCTGDLQLTPTFESRLLLRLRSFSQRHASAFSKGLGTEPFIDCVIKSGHLREQLAQAVEEFQIDMLVSPAGYLLAGLAQEEVVALPDLVARPILLIPPKAQFTPLREIVFTLDVTDTDPLVLERVQKLSRTFNAHLTLLHLHSQLDGVSFCQVQKAATALQSQLEYSNKAIICQEEDDLVEGLNSLAGSMTPDLFVLATQDTHLLQEYFSGEFKKTNPCHLHTPLLNLYQARRTACSASCRHCNQTVSNAEATEQNAVIS comes from the coding sequence ATGAGTACTCCCAGAATCCTGCTTCCGTTTAACTTCACAGATGCCTGCGTGACCGCCCTGCGGTACGCCTACCAGTTTGCCGCACACCTAAACGCAGACATCACCTTGTTGCACTGCACCGGCGACCTGCAACTAACGCCTACCTTTGAAAGCCGGTTGCTGTTGCGCCTCAGAAGTTTTTCTCAACGTCACGCCAGCGCCTTCAGCAAGGGACTTGGCACAGAACCATTCATTGATTGCGTGATTAAAAGCGGTCATCTCAGAGAACAGTTGGCCCAAGCGGTGGAAGAGTTCCAGATAGACATGCTGGTGTCGCCGGCGGGTTATCTTTTGGCGGGCCTGGCGCAGGAAGAAGTGGTGGCCTTGCCAGACCTGGTAGCGCGCCCCATCTTGCTCATACCGCCCAAAGCCCAATTTACGCCGCTGCGGGAGATTGTCTTCACCCTGGACGTGACAGACACAGACCCATTGGTACTAGAGAGAGTGCAGAAACTGTCCCGTACGTTCAACGCACACCTTACCTTGTTGCACTTACACAGCCAGTTGGACGGCGTAAGCTTCTGCCAGGTGCAGAAAGCTGCCACCGCTCTTCAAAGCCAGCTGGAGTATTCTAACAAAGCCATCATCTGCCAGGAAGAAGATGATTTGGTAGAAGGCTTGAATAGCCTGGCTGGCAGCATGACGCCAGATTTATTTGTGCTGGCCACCCAAGACACGCATTTGCTGCAAGAGTATTTCTCCGGCGAATTTAAGAAGACCAACCCTTGCCATCTGCACACGCCGCTGCTCAACCTGTACCAAGCCAGAAGAACCGCTTGTTCAGCCAGTTGCCGCCACTGCAACCAGACCGTTTCAAACGCAGAAGCCACTGAGCAAAATGCGGTAATCAGCTAA
- a CDS encoding c-type cytochrome encodes MKRLTKSFWLAALVSAHTLWQPAQAQDAVKGKAVFDTNCAVCHSVTEQVVGPALKDVHKRRDEKWITSFVKNSTKMVASGDKQAVEVFEKFGKVPMTTFEGTLSDGDIKDVIAFVKAESEAPAVAETPKTEITTGGDPAKETTATPASFSLKDMPATTIVLLSLVGFLLFIVMAVLIVTFFQALPILSQLYDRPGMRNTSMARIIALLRGDTSTLTGQHKDVLMADHTYDGIFEFDNDLPPWWKYMFYATIVFGVGYLLHYHVFNSGQLQDAEYQAEIQQASLLNPKSSEGNANEVTHFTALKEAPKLEAGKAAFIQNCAACHGPEGQGTVGPNLTDEFWLHGGDVNDIYKTIKYGVTSKGMVAWQKKLSDDQILEVASYILSIQGSKPANGKAPQGDKYEPKK; translated from the coding sequence ATGAAACGCCTCACCAAAAGCTTCTGGCTGGCCGCTTTAGTAAGCGCCCATACCTTGTGGCAGCCTGCCCAGGCGCAGGACGCCGTAAAAGGGAAAGCCGTCTTTGACACCAACTGCGCCGTGTGCCACAGCGTGACCGAACAAGTGGTAGGCCCCGCTCTCAAAGACGTGCACAAACGCCGCGATGAGAAATGGATCACCAGCTTTGTCAAGAACTCCACCAAAATGGTTGCCTCTGGAGACAAGCAGGCGGTGGAAGTGTTTGAGAAGTTCGGGAAAGTGCCCATGACTACCTTTGAAGGCACTCTTTCTGACGGTGACATCAAAGACGTGATTGCCTTTGTAAAAGCAGAGAGCGAAGCCCCGGCTGTAGCTGAGACACCCAAGACAGAGATCACTACCGGCGGAGACCCTGCCAAAGAAACTACTGCCACGCCGGCCAGCTTCAGCTTGAAAGACATGCCCGCCACTACCATTGTGTTGCTTTCTCTGGTGGGCTTCCTGCTCTTTATTGTGATGGCCGTTTTGATTGTCACTTTCTTCCAGGCCCTGCCCATCCTGAGCCAGTTATATGACAGACCAGGCATGCGCAATACCAGCATGGCCCGCATCATTGCGCTCCTGCGCGGGGACACTTCTACGCTCACTGGTCAGCACAAAGACGTGCTCATGGCAGACCACACCTATGACGGCATCTTTGAGTTTGACAATGACCTGCCGCCTTGGTGGAAGTACATGTTCTATGCCACTATTGTCTTTGGCGTAGGCTACCTGTTGCACTACCACGTGTTCAACAGCGGTCAGCTGCAGGACGCAGAATACCAGGCAGAGATCCAGCAGGCCTCTCTCCTGAACCCTAAGAGCAGCGAAGGCAATGCCAACGAAGTAACCCACTTCACCGCCTTGAAGGAGGCGCCTAAGTTGGAGGCCGGTAAAGCCGCTTTCATCCAGAACTGCGCCGCCTGCCACGGGCCAGAAGGGCAGGGAACCGTTGGTCCTAACCTAACAGATGAGTTCTGGTTGCACGGCGGTGACGTAAACGACATCTACAAAACCATCAAATACGGGGTAACCAGCAAAGGCATGGTGGCCTGGCAGAAAAAGCTGTCTGATGACCAAATCCTGGAAGTGGCCAGCTACATCTTGAGCATCCAGGGTTCTAAACCCGCCAACGGCAAAGCCCCGCAAGGTGATAAGTACGAGCCTAAGAAATAA
- the ccoG gene encoding cytochrome c oxidase accessory protein CcoG, with amino-acid sequence MSTILKDPEAFRDTISTVDKDGKRVWVYPKKPSGKLYQYRKYVSYMLLTMLFTGPFWKVNGLPVLMLNFPARKFILFGQIFWPQDFFILLLGFMALVVFIILFTVVYGRVFCGWICPQTIFMEMVFRRIEYWIEGDAPQQKALDRAPLSFEKLWKKTAKHTLFIGVSFVIAHTFLAYIIGVEDLWQIVTDSPANHIGDLVSLVMFTGVFYFIFARFREQVCTIVCPYGRLQGVMQDKQTITVAYDYQRGEPRGKLRKNQERTEGDCIDCHQCVQVCPTGIDIRNGAQQMECINCTACIDVCNNIMDLINKPHGLIRMTSEESIEQKKPWKVTPRVKLYTTVLVLLMTAFGTLLATRSNVDATILRTPGMLYQQTDKGTVTNLYNITLINKTDSQLPITLKLISPKGTIKVVQTELVLPRQGLVEGVFFAEIPKNSLESASSEIKIGVYSGEQLITTETTKFLGPGK; translated from the coding sequence ATGAGTACTATTCTAAAAGATCCTGAAGCCTTCCGGGATACCATTTCTACGGTAGACAAAGACGGAAAACGGGTATGGGTGTACCCCAAAAAGCCCAGCGGAAAACTTTACCAGTACCGCAAATATGTGAGCTACATGCTCTTGACCATGCTTTTCACCGGACCCTTCTGGAAAGTGAACGGGTTGCCGGTGCTCATGCTCAATTTCCCGGCGCGCAAGTTCATCTTGTTCGGGCAGATTTTCTGGCCGCAGGATTTCTTCATTCTGCTGCTGGGGTTCATGGCCCTGGTGGTCTTCATCATCCTGTTCACGGTGGTGTACGGGCGCGTTTTCTGCGGCTGGATTTGTCCGCAGACCATCTTTATGGAGATGGTGTTTCGGCGCATTGAGTACTGGATTGAAGGAGACGCTCCTCAACAGAAAGCACTGGACCGGGCACCGTTATCCTTTGAGAAACTCTGGAAGAAGACTGCCAAGCATACCCTTTTTATAGGAGTATCGTTTGTAATTGCCCATACGTTCTTGGCCTACATTATTGGGGTGGAAGACCTTTGGCAGATTGTCACAGACTCGCCGGCCAACCATATAGGTGACCTTGTTTCACTTGTTATGTTTACCGGGGTGTTTTACTTCATCTTTGCCAGGTTCAGAGAGCAGGTGTGTACCATCGTTTGTCCGTACGGCAGGCTGCAAGGCGTCATGCAAGACAAGCAGACCATCACGGTGGCCTATGACTACCAGCGCGGCGAGCCCAGAGGCAAACTGCGTAAGAACCAGGAGCGCACCGAAGGCGACTGCATTGACTGCCACCAGTGCGTGCAAGTGTGCCCGACGGGCATTGACATCCGGAACGGTGCCCAGCAGATGGAATGCATTAACTGCACCGCCTGTATTGATGTCTGCAACAACATCATGGACCTGATCAACAAGCCCCACGGCCTCATCAGGATGACGTCTGAGGAAAGCATTGAGCAGAAGAAGCCCTGGAAGGTTACGCCCCGCGTGAAGCTGTACACCACGGTGCTGGTGCTGTTGATGACCGCCTTCGGGACGCTGTTGGCTACCAGAAGCAATGTAGACGCCACCATCCTGCGCACGCCGGGCATGCTGTACCAGCAAACCGACAAAGGCACCGTAACCAACCTCTACAACATCACGCTCATCAATAAGACAGATTCCCAACTTCCCATCACCTTAAAGCTGATCTCGCCTAAAGGAACGATCAAGGTGGTGCAGACAGAGCTGGTGCTGCCGCGCCAAGGTTTGGTGGAAGGCGTGTTTTTCGCTGAAATCCCAAAAAACAGCCTAGAATCGGCGAGTTCAGAAATTAAGATTGGCGTGTACAGCGGTGAGCAACTCATCACCACCGAGACTACCAAGTTTCTGGGACCCGGTAAGTAA
- a CDS encoding sulfite exporter TauE/SafE family protein, translating to MWWAGLVIGFISSFHCVGMCGPIAMALPVGRGSGASFLGGRLLYNVGRMTTYILLGGVAGAIGQTLNLAGWQQSLSIASGVMMLLLVALPATVSGKLSRWLGTEKWWQALRKAMAKHFGNGSPRALYQIGVLNGLLPCGMVYFALAGAVSAPGVGGAMLYMAMFGLGTLPLMWLVSLSGKLLQPKVRYYMRNAVPYVAGCLAVLFILRGLNLGVPYVSPQLPSTTQEAAVCHVP from the coding sequence ATGTGGTGGGCAGGGTTAGTCATAGGCTTTATCAGTAGCTTTCATTGCGTGGGGATGTGCGGTCCTATCGCGATGGCGCTACCAGTTGGCAGGGGATCCGGCGCTTCCTTTCTGGGAGGCCGGCTCCTGTACAACGTAGGCCGAATGACCACTTACATATTATTGGGTGGCGTGGCGGGTGCCATTGGCCAGACGTTGAACCTGGCCGGCTGGCAGCAGTCGCTCTCCATTGCCTCTGGCGTCATGATGCTGTTGCTGGTGGCCTTGCCGGCTACTGTATCTGGTAAACTGAGCCGTTGGCTGGGCACTGAGAAATGGTGGCAAGCGCTAAGGAAGGCCATGGCCAAACACTTCGGGAACGGTTCACCAAGGGCCTTGTACCAGATTGGTGTTTTGAACGGGCTATTGCCGTGCGGCATGGTGTATTTTGCCCTGGCCGGGGCCGTGAGTGCGCCCGGCGTAGGAGGGGCCATGTTGTACATGGCCATGTTTGGTCTGGGTACCCTGCCTTTGATGTGGCTGGTGTCCCTGTCTGGTAAATTGTTACAACCCAAGGTGCGGTACTACATGCGCAACGCCGTGCCTTACGTGGCCGGTTGCCTGGCCGTGCTGTTCATTTTAAGAGGCCTGAATTTGGGCGTGCCGTATGTGAGCCCTCAGCTGCCAAGTACTACGCAAGAGGCGGCCGTGTGCCATGTCCCATAA